Sequence from the Flavobacterium sp. TR2 genome:
TTACTTTGATTGTCAATTTTTGATATGCCAGGTCTAAACTCTCTTATTACCGATTCGTCAAAATGCAGCATACGAACTTTGTATAAAACTGATGGCATATATTTAGCGCCCAACAATGACCATAGATTGCTTAATGCATCCATACTCAAATCTACAATCTCAATGCTCAATTTCTCCATTTTAGGATCCATATTGGGTGTATTGCTTTGGGTAAAAACATTTTTGCCTTGAAAATAGGCCATTATAAACGATATAAAACGCAGTGACTCTTCATAATTGTTACTGCTAAAATAGGCGGAGAATAAAACGTAAATATTAATTTGCAGAGGTGCATTTTGGTTTCCAAAAGAGTTTGTTACTGCTTTTGAGGGTAATTTTTGTAATGTTTCTTTTTCTAGGTTAACAAGTGTAATGACTATCTTATTTTCTCCTGGAATTGCAATTGTACCATCGGCATTAATTAATCCGGATAGTATCACTTTTTCTTCGGCGATGCTCAATTTGAGTTTAAAGAAGCTGTTTAATTCTTCTGCGAGACACGATAGAGCTTGATAAATCATAGCATTTTTTTTGAATTTTATAATACATTACAAATCAAATACATACAATGCGAAATTTCAGCAAACGTAGTATTTCTTTTTCAAAAAAAAAATTTTTTTACGCAAAAATATATAATCTTTTATTTACAAATAACATTAAAAACACATAAAACACTGTTTTACAGTTGTTTAAATAATTTCGTGTTAATTTATTATAAAAAAAATAACATAACTACAAATTTTCAATCAGATTAAAGTGTATTTTTGGAAAATTTTAAAAATTCATCAACAAACAAATCCTTAACATTTTGGTCCAACAATGCGTCTTATTTATATAATACTTGTCGTGTTTTGCTCCTTTTCTTGTGCAATTTCTTTTGCTCAAGAAAAAAGCACTGCTCCTACTGATAAGAAAAAAGTAAGCACTGAGATCGCAGCAGATTCTGCCAAAGTAAAAAAGTCGCTGATTAAAAAAATTACTGATGCTTTTAAATTCAGAGCCAATTTTAGAAAAGGCGAAGAAAAACGTGTCATAGCGATTATCAATAGGCTTCAAAAACCCGAACAGCCAAGAGATACCACAATACACAACACGTATGTTACCAACAATAATGTACCGATAAGCACTATACAGAAACAAATCGACAGTCTGTTTCTTGATTTTACAAATTCTGTAGATTCGACCAAAATTTCAAACATTGACATCAATAATCTAGTCGATAAACTTCTTCCGATGGTTCAAAAAAAAATTGATCTGGAAAAAGAAGAAGAAAAAAGGCAGGCTAAAATAAAGGAAATACGCGATTTACTACAATACCCGTACGGCATTATAACGACCATAAAAGTAAATAACGTCCCCGTAAAAACCATAACTGAGCAAGTAGCCCGAAACAGCGAAGTATATGGGTTTCATCCATACTGGATGAATAAATATTATCTCAATTACAACTACAAAGCATTAAATACTTTAATCTATTATGGGTATGAGCTAAATGGAAAAACAGGAGGCTACAAAACGATCAACAATTGGGATACGGCAGAAGTAGTAACCAAAGCCAAAAAAGAAGGGTGCAAGGTGATTTTGTGCGTCTATGATAAAAGCCAAAAAAGTTTAGATGCGTTTCTTAAAAACACCGACTCTCAATTGCGCCTCATTAGCGAAACAAAATTTCTCTTAAAAGAAAAAAAAGCGGATGGAATCAACATTTTCTTTGAAAATTTTGGAGAAGGAAACCGTGCTAATTTTATTGAATTCATAAGCCTGTTTCACAAAAAGCTGAAAGCTGAAAATCGTTCTTATCAGCTTACCATCACACTTCCAGTAATTGATGCTTATCATAATTACGACATAGAAGAAATAAATCCGTATGTGGATCGGTTTATTATAGATTTTTCAAAGAAAAACAATTATGGCCCTATAGCGCCTATTAAAGGTTCTAACTACAGTCTTGATGCTGGCATTGACCGCTACCTCAATAAAAACATTTCTCCAAAAAAAGTTATTGCCTGCCTGACATACGACGGAATACTGTGGCAGTATAAATCAAAAAGATCTGAGTTTAAGTTCTACAATACCATTGTAAAAGATTACCTCAATAAGTATACTCCGCTGTATGATAAAAACAATGGAGCATTAATAAATATCATCAAAAATAAAAAAGACACTATCAGCCAATTATGGTTTGATGATGTACAGACTATCTCCGAAAAATATGATTTTATTCTGAATAAAGGAGTTGGAGGAATTGGCATATGGGGGCTGGGTTCTGATGATGGAAGACCAGAAATGTGGAATGCCCTGATAGACAAAACCATGTACATAAAGGTCAAAACCACGATACTAAAACCACCTGTAAAAGAAGGAAGAATGGCTTCTTGGAAAAGAAGAATCTTGCAGGAAATTGGATTGTACAAAAAGCTTTTTAATCATCCCTGCGATTTTACCAAGGAGGACAGCAAAAAAATGTTTTCTGATGATTTAATCATTGTAATTACAGAAATACTTTTTGCTGCATTGGTTCTTGTTGCTTTGTTTTGTTTAAGACAGCAAAAACAATTGGGCGATGACTGGACAAAAAGCAAAATGTTTTACGGAATTCTCACATTGTTGAGTGTCTTACTTACCATTTCTGTCGTATTGTGTTTATTTCTTAATCCCGGCTTTTCTGGATTTGGATTGTCGAAATCAGGAAAATGCGAAACCAGTTTTATAACCGTTTTAAAAATATTGGGCGGAGGATTTCTTATTGGCCTGCTTGCCATGAAATTCTTGATATTTCCTCTCATAAAACCCAAAGATATTCCATAAAATTATAGGCTGCAAGTAAGGCAGAAGCCTCTGGGCATTGTTATCTTTAGACCCACGGATTGTAATTTTTACAACTTCCCATTTATAGCTTAATTTGAAATGATCGCTTCAATATGTAAAGTAATTTTCAGGCTTTTGCAGTTATTATAGTTGCAATAAACTTGATGAGAGGTTCTCTTATTCGTTTAGAAAAAAAATAGGGAAATTCGTAAAAAACCGTATTTGTACTTATAAGCATCTAATTCCATTTTTATATTTTTACCTCATCCTAAAGCTATTTGTGATAGCAGCAAAAACGTATTCTTATCTATTCGCCAGCATACTGCGCACTACCTGACCAGCAACTAAATACGATTGCATTTTTTAGAATCTTTTCATCTTAAACCGTTAAATCCTAAAAATAATTAATATGTATTATCTATTTAAAACTACAGGTGGCCAAAAAACCTGCATTGACAAGAATCCTTCCGATATCTACACTCCGAATATGAACATTAAATGCACGGGCAGCCTTAAATTTCCTTCAAATATCGTTTTGGTGAAAGATATCCCTATCCGATGTTTGCAAAGCACCAATTCAAGTACAGCCCAAGTATATTGCGATTATACAACAGCTAAAAAAGAAAACCTGATCTAAAAAAAATTACTCTATGCGATATTTTTACTTATGCTTGCTTTTCGTGATTACCGGATGCACAACAGTTAAAAGATATAAATCTATTGCTGATTCTAAAGAGGACAATGCATCACGTGTGGATTTATCTATTTTCGGATTGAAAATAGAACCTGCCACTGCTGTAGACAATAGCAAAACATTATGGGATCTTTCTGGGGAAGGACAAGCTGAACTGATTAAAAATTTTGCATTAAGATCCACTGACACCGATAAGCTCACCGCACTATTAAACACAAAATATTTAAAAGCTAGCGAGAAACCATCTTCTGATTTTACTTCAAAAAATATTCAGATGATTTTCAGCGTTAAAAAAAATCGTGATTTTGTAAAAATTAAAGACAGCAATCCCCCGTACACCTCCGCAGACCGAATTGAATATTTGCAATTCAGTCTGACAATTCCAAAGTCGATACCCTTAAAATTTGTAAAGTGGAATAAGTTTGTTACAGAGTATGGTTCTGCAGATGTAGCAGACCTGACTTTTAATCAATCTTTAGAAGCTACCGCAGGTACAGGGATTTCTACAGCGACAACAAGCGAAAAAACAGACGGTTCTTCTAAAACTACTGCATCTGGCGGCACAACACCATATGTGAGCGTGAAAGGAACAATTACAAAAAATGAAGTGCAGAAAGTTAAATACAGATACGTTGCCTTAAACGGAAAAATGCAGGAAAAAAGCATT
This genomic interval carries:
- a CDS encoding glycoside hydrolase family 18 protein, producing MRLIYIILVVFCSFSCAISFAQEKSTAPTDKKKVSTEIAADSAKVKKSLIKKITDAFKFRANFRKGEEKRVIAIINRLQKPEQPRDTTIHNTYVTNNNVPISTIQKQIDSLFLDFTNSVDSTKISNIDINNLVDKLLPMVQKKIDLEKEEEKRQAKIKEIRDLLQYPYGIITTIKVNNVPVKTITEQVARNSEVYGFHPYWMNKYYLNYNYKALNTLIYYGYELNGKTGGYKTINNWDTAEVVTKAKKEGCKVILCVYDKSQKSLDAFLKNTDSQLRLISETKFLLKEKKADGINIFFENFGEGNRANFIEFISLFHKKLKAENRSYQLTITLPVIDAYHNYDIEEINPYVDRFIIDFSKKNNYGPIAPIKGSNYSLDAGIDRYLNKNISPKKVIACLTYDGILWQYKSKRSEFKFYNTIVKDYLNKYTPLYDKNNGALINIIKNKKDTISQLWFDDVQTISEKYDFILNKGVGGIGIWGLGSDDGRPEMWNALIDKTMYIKVKTTILKPPVKEGRMASWKRRILQEIGLYKKLFNHPCDFTKEDSKKMFSDDLIIVITEILFAALVLVALFCLRQQKQLGDDWTKSKMFYGILTLLSVLLTISVVLCLFLNPGFSGFGLSKSGKCETSFITVLKILGGGFLIGLLAMKFLIFPLIKPKDIP
- a CDS encoding DUF4255 domain-containing protein, translated to MIYQALSCLAEELNSFFKLKLSIAEEKVILSGLINADGTIAIPGENKIVITLVNLEKETLQKLPSKAVTNSFGNQNAPLQINIYVLFSAYFSSNNYEESLRFISFIMAYFQGKNVFTQSNTPNMDPKMEKLSIEIVDLSMDALSNLWSLLGAKYMPSVLYKVRMLHFDESVIREFRPGISKIDNQSKTN